Proteins encoded together in one Ipomoea triloba cultivar NCNSP0323 chromosome 4, ASM357664v1 window:
- the LOC116014935 gene encoding UDP-glucuronate 4-epimerase 3, giving the protein MMSQMKHIDHMSSSPGKFKEKSAYNRIRLQSSLAKLTFWSFVFLGLIYVFFFRDPYSSSSNSMAASTDLHRRSLRTSFHGGSGWEKRVRASAKIRSRNGVSVLVTGAAGFVGTHVSVALKRRGDGVVGLDNFNGYYDPSLKRARQALLEHSGVYIVEGDINDSQLLKKLFDIVQFSHVMHLAAQAGVRYAMENPSSYVHSNIAGFVSLLEACKSANPQPAIVWASSSSVYGLNTKVPFSERDRTDQPASLYAATKKAGEEIAHTYNHIYGLSLTGLRFFTVYGPWGRPDMAYFFFTRDILKGKSIPIFEAINHGTVARDFTYIDDIVKGCLGALDTAEKSTGSGGKKKGPAQLRVFNLGNTSPVPVSDLVSILERLLKVKAKRQIMKLPRNGDVQFTHANISFAQRELGYQPTTDLQTGLKKFVRWYLSYYGNGKTSAH; this is encoded by the coding sequence ATGATGTCCCAAATGAAGCACATTGACCATATGTCATCGTCCCCGGGTAAGTTCAAGGAGAAATCAGCTTACAATAGGATTAGGCTGCAATCTTCCCTTGCCAAGCTCACTTTTTGGTCATTTGTGTTCTTGGGCTTGATCTATGTGTTTTTCTTCAGAGAcccttattcttcttcttctaattCCATGGCTGCATCCACGGATCTCCATAGGAGGTCTCTCAGAACCAGCTTTCATGGTGGTTCTGGCTGGGAGAAGAGAGTTAGGGCCTCTGCTAAAATTAGGTCAAGAAATGGTGTTTCTGTTTTGGTTACTGGGGCTGCTGGCTTTGTTGGGACTCATGTCTCTGTTGCCCTAAAGCGCCGTGGAGATGGCGTTGTTGGGCTTGATAATTTCAATGGTTATTATGATCCTTCATTGAAGAGAGCCAGGCAAGCTCTGCTAGAGCACTCTGGGGTGTACATTGTGGAGGGAGACATCAATGATTCCCAATTATTGAAGAAGCTTTTTGACATTGTTCAGTTCAGTCATGTAATGCATTTGGCTGCCCAAGCAGGTGTGAGGTATGCTATGGAAAATCCTAGCTCCTATGTGCATAGCAACATTGCTGGCTTTGTTAGTCTTCTTGAGGCTTGCAAGAGTGCCAATCCTCAGCCCGCTATAGTGTGGGCGTCGTCGAGTTCTGTTTATGGATTGAACACAAAGGTTCCGTTTTCAGAGAGGGATAGGACAGATCAGCCCGCTAGTCTCTATGCTGCAACAAAGAAGGCTGGCGAGGAAATTGCTCATACATATAATCATATCTATGGGCTTTCCTTGACCGGTTTGAGGTTTTTCACGGTCTATGGACCGTGGGGTAGGCCAGACATGGCTTACTTCTTCTTCACGAGGGATATTTTGAAAGGGAAGTCAATTCCCATATTTGAGGCGATTAATCATGGGACGGTTGCCAGGGATTTTACCTACATTGACGATATAGTGAAAGGTTGTTTGGGAGCATTGGATACTGCAGAGAAGAGTACAGGTAGTGGCGGTAAGAAGAAGGGCCCTGCTCAGTTGCGTGTTTTCAATCTGGGGAATACATCACCAGTGCCGGTTTCTGATCTTGTGAGCATTTTGGAAAGGCTGCTAAAGGTGAAGGCGAAGCGGCAAATAATGAAGTTACCAAGAAACGGAGATGTGCAGTTTACACACGCGAATATCAGTTTTGCACAGAGGGAGCTCGGGTATCAGCCTACAACTGATCTGCAGACAGGTTTAAAGAAATTCGTTAGATGGTACCTCAGTTACTATGGTAATGGAAAGACGAGTGCCCATTGA
- the LOC116015521 gene encoding transketolase, chloroplastic translates to MASTSSVTLSQAILSRSIPRHGSASTTPQLHTPSLSFPTFNGLKATAAARRRAVPSSAPHRSSPVRASATIETLEKTDTALVEKSVNTIRFLSIDAVEKANSGHPGLPMGCAPMGHILYDEVMRYNPKNPYWFNRDRFVLSAGHGCMLQYALLHLAGYDAVREDDLKNFRQWGSRTPGHPENFETPGVEVTTGPLGQGIANAVGLALAEKHLAARFNKPDSEIVDHYTYVILGDGCQMEGISNEACSIAGHWGLGKLIAFYDDNHISIDGDTEIAFTEDVGARFEALGWHVIWVKNGNTGYDEIRAAIKEAKAVKDKPTMIKVTTTIGFGSPNKANSYSVHGSALGAKEVEATRKNLGWPYEPFHVPDDVKSHWSRHTPEGAAIEADWNSKFSEYEKKYPEEAAELKAIITGELPAGWEKALPTYTPESPADATRNLSQQNLNALVKVLPGFLGGSADLASSNMTLLKSFGDFQKNTPEERNLRFGVREHGMGAICNGIALHSPGLIPYCATFFVFTDYMRAAMRISALSEAGVIYVMTHDSIGLGEDGPTHQPIEHLASFRAMPNIMMFRPADGNETAGAYKVAVVNRKRPSVLALSRQKLPQLPGTSIEGAAKGGYVISDNSSGKPDVILIGTGSELEIAAKAAEELRKEGKAVRVVSFVCWELFDEQPADYKASVLPSDVTARVSIEAGSTFGWEKIVGAKGKAIGIDKFGASAPAGKIYKEYGITVEAVVAAAKEVC, encoded by the exons ATGGCTTCAACTTCTTCCGTAACTCTCTCCCAAGCCATCCTCTCCCGCTCAATCCCCCGCCATGGCTCCGCCTCCACCACCCCTCAGCTCCACACCCCCTCCCTCTCTTTCCCCACTTTCAACGGCCTCAAAGCCACCGCCGCCGCCCGCCGCCGCGCCGTCCCTTCCTCCGCCCCCCACCGCTCCTCCCCCGTCCGGGCCTCCGCTACTATCGAGACTTTGGAGAAGACCGACACTGCGCTCGTGGAGAAATCGGTCAACACGATCAGATTCCTGTCTATCGACGCCGTCGAGAAGGCTAACTCCGGCCACCCTGGGCTCCCCATGGGGTGTGCTCCCATGGGTCACATCTTGTACGATGAGGTCATGAGGTATAACCCCAAGAACCCTTACTGGTTTAACCGTGACCGCTTCGTTCTCTCCGCTGGCCACGGATGTATGCTCCAGTATGCTCTCCTTCACCTCGCTGGCTACGATGCTGTTAGG GAAGATGATTTGAAGAATTTCCGTCAGTGGGGAAGCAGGACCCCTGGTCACCCTGAGAACTTTGAGACCCCTGGTGTTGAAGTCACCACTG gtccTCTTGGCCAAGGTATTGCAAATGCTGTTGGTTTGGCACTTGCTGAAAAGCATTTGGCTGCTCGATTCAACAAACCAGACAGCGAGATTGTTGACCACTACAC GTATGTCATACTCGGTGATGGTTGCCAAATGGAGGGCATTTCAAACGAGGCCTGTTCCATTGCTGGGCATTGGGGACTTGGAAAGCTAATTGCTTTCTATGATGACAACCACATCTCCATTGATGGTGATACTGAGATTGCTTTTACTGAGGATGTTGGAGCTCGTTTTGAGGCTCTAGGATGGCATGTTATCTGGGTGAAGAATGGTAACACTGGTTATGATGAGATCCGTGCTGCCATCAAGGAAGCAAAGGCTGTTAAGGACAAGCCCACAATGATCAAG GTGACGACAACCATCGGGTTTGGCTCACCAAACAAGGCAAACAGTTACAGTGTTCATGGAAGTGCATTGGGAGCTAAGGAAGTTGAGGCAACCAGGAAGAACCTTGGATGGCCCTATGAGCCTTTCCATGTGCCTGATGATGTGAAGAG CCATTGGAGCCGCCATACCCCAGAGGGTGCAGCAATTGAAGCTGATTGGAATTCCAAATTCAGTGAATATGAGAAGAAGTACCCAGAAGAAGCTGCAGAATTGAAGGCCATCATCACTGGTGAACTACCTGCTGGCTGGGAGAAAGCACTTCCT ACATACACCCCTGAGAGCCCTGCTGATGCCACCAGAAACCTGTCTCAACAAAACCTTAATGCCCTTGTTAAGGTTCTCCCTGGTTTCCTTGGTGGCAGTGCTGATCTTGCTTCGTCCAACATGACCCTTTTGAAAAGTTTTGGTGACTTCCAGAAGAACACCCCGGAAGAACGCAATTTAAGATTTGGTGTTCGTGAACACGGTATGGGAGCAATCTGTAATGGCATTGCTCTCCACAGCCCTGGTCTCATTCCCTACTGTGCTACTTTCTTTGTGTTCACCGACTACATGAGAGCAGCCATGAGGATTTCTGCCTTGTCTGAAGCTGGAGTCATTTACGTTATGACCCATGATTCAATTGGTCTCGGAGAAGATGGACCTACCCATCAGCCAATTGAGCACTTGGCAAGTTTCCGAGCAATGCCCAACATTATGATGTTCCGTCCAGCTGATGGGAATGAGACAGCCGGTGCTTACAAGGTGGCTGTCGTCAATAGGAAAAGACCGTCTGTCCTTGCTCTCTCTCGGCAAAAGTTACCCCAGCTTCCCGGAACCTCTATCGAAGGAGCAGCTAAGGGTGGCTACGTTATATCAGACAACTCTTCAGGCAAACCAGACGTCATTTTGATCGGTACTGGCTCAGAGTTGGAAATTGCTGCCAAGGCTGCAGAAGAACTCAGAAAGGAAGGGAAGGCTGTAAGAGTTGTCTCCTTTGTATGTTGGGAGCTTTTCGACGAGCAACCAGCGGACTACAAGGCAAGCGTTCTTCCCTCTGACGTAACAGCTAGGGTAAGTATTGAAGCTGGATCGACTTTCGGATGGGAGAAGATTGTCGGGGCTAAAGGTAAGGCCATTGGAATTGACAAATTTGGTGCCAGCGCCCCTGCTGGTAAAATATACAAGGAGTATGGCATAACAGTTGAGGCCGTCGTAGCAGCAGCCAAAGAAGTTTGCTAG